In Holophagales bacterium, one DNA window encodes the following:
- a CDS encoding TolC family protein: protein MIRLLPGPLPGTRRSTTLAATLVLSLLAAPGAIQAADPAPPSAVRLTLRQALELGLERNVRVLLGDAQAAAARGAELQAAARLRPQFRLEAGGSRQVIDLEAYGFPTAPGESPLVGPYSVLDLRGAGEMVLFDAAARETVRAAGARADAARWSAADARDLVVLACGNLYLRALAERGRIEAAAAELETAEAVDRLAHDRRDAGSAAALDLLRAGVELEAARARETAARAGFEKAKLLLAHTIGLPPGSPLELADELRFVDFSGVALPGLLATARRSRADLQAAEARVTAATHAVTAARESRWPTLVARGDWGRIGPRVDSVETTWTIGAQIRLPLLEGGATEGRRIAAAAELAARQAELDDLGRQVDVEVRSALLDLDTASRLAASATAARDLAGRQLEVARDRFAAGLGDSLDVVSAQQAVAAADEARLGSLYQHNAAKAVLARALGLADEDFIAIFEGRTDDLSFLRSEPLR, encoded by the coding sequence TTGATCCGTCTCCTACCGGGACCGCTCCCGGGAACCCGGCGTTCCACGACGCTGGCCGCGACGCTGGTGCTGAGCCTGCTGGCGGCTCCCGGCGCGATCCAGGCAGCCGATCCTGCTCCACCGAGCGCGGTGCGGCTGACCTTGCGACAAGCGCTCGAGCTCGGCCTCGAACGAAACGTACGCGTTCTCCTCGGCGACGCCCAGGCGGCCGCGGCGCGCGGCGCCGAGCTCCAGGCGGCAGCGCGGCTCCGGCCGCAGTTTCGCCTCGAGGCCGGCGGCAGTCGCCAGGTGATCGACCTCGAGGCCTACGGCTTCCCGACCGCTCCGGGAGAGTCGCCGCTCGTCGGCCCCTACTCCGTGCTCGACCTGCGCGGCGCCGGCGAGATGGTGCTGTTCGATGCCGCGGCCCGCGAAACGGTGCGCGCCGCCGGCGCGCGCGCCGACGCGGCGCGTTGGTCGGCCGCCGACGCCCGCGATCTCGTGGTGCTCGCCTGCGGCAACCTCTATCTGCGCGCCCTTGCCGAACGCGGGCGGATCGAAGCCGCCGCGGCGGAGCTGGAAACGGCCGAGGCCGTCGATCGTCTCGCCCACGACCGGCGCGACGCGGGCTCGGCGGCGGCGCTCGACCTGCTGCGGGCCGGCGTCGAGCTCGAAGCGGCGCGGGCCCGCGAGACCGCTGCTCGCGCCGGCTTCGAGAAGGCAAAGCTCCTCCTTGCCCACACCATCGGACTCCCACCCGGGTCGCCACTCGAGCTGGCCGACGAGTTGCGCTTCGTCGACTTTTCGGGCGTCGCGCTGCCCGGGCTGCTCGCGACCGCTCGCCGATCGCGAGCCGACCTCCAGGCCGCGGAGGCCCGAGTCACCGCGGCGACGCACGCGGTGACTGCGGCTCGCGAGTCGCGCTGGCCGACCCTCGTCGCGCGAGGCGACTGGGGTCGCATCGGGCCACGAGTCGACTCCGTCGAGACCACCTGGACGATCGGCGCCCAGATCCGCCTGCCGCTGCTCGAAGGCGGGGCGACCGAAGGCCGGCGCATCGCCGCAGCCGCCGAGCTCGCGGCACGCCAAGCCGAGCTCGACGACCTCGGGCGTCAGGTCGACGTCGAGGTGCGTTCGGCGCTGCTCGACCTCGACACGGCGAGTCGCCTTGCCGCAAGTGCCACGGCGGCGCGCGATCTCGCCGGGCGTCAGCTCGAGGTCGCCCGCGACCGCTTCGCTGCCGGCCTGGGCGACTCGCTCGATGTCGTCTCGGCGCAGCAGGCCGTCGCCGCCGCCGACGAAGCCCGGCTCGGCAGCCTCTATCAGCACAACGCGGCGAAGGCCGTCCTGGCGCGGGCACTGGGCCTGGCCGACGAGGACTTCATCGCCATCTTCGAGGGCCGCACCGATGACCTCTCCTTCCTCCGATCCGAACCGCTCCGCTGA
- a CDS encoding M20/M25/M40 family metallo-hydrolase has translation MRTPRFARLGQAAALAATLSAAVAGTFPAAAASQTPSPPPARLRHALEVTLDPAARRLAVVDVLAVPRGGPIEFLLNARLEITASTPAVEAVPLGDVAPFTGINASPADLAKSGGLKRYRATLPQGGGTLRLAYSGPFDFGLGAQEEEYQRGFRETAGIVSPEGVYLAGNGFWVPQLDRELVEFTLTAKVPEGWHLVSQGSGVSRDADGVARWDSTGAMDEVYLVGGPLVRYRQAAGAIEAEVYLRQKDDALAGKYLAATAQYLEMYRQLIGPYPYGKFALVENFWETGYGMPSFTLLGPQVIRLPFILTSSYPHEILHNWWGNSVFVDYERGNWCEGLTAYLADHLIQEQRGQGEAYRRDTLQKYRSYVRDGRDFPLTEFRARHSAATEAVGYGRSLMGFHMLRRQLGDERFREWAARFYREEKGKQASFADVRRTMEAVAGIDLARFFHDWTERAGAPELAVEIAAAGPLATLTAAEDAYEVRGTLRQRQGGEPFALDVPIAVVTAKGTELVSVPLASESTPFTIHPAARPLALVVDPAFDLFRRLDPREIPPSIGQIFGEPKLLAVLPSQAEPGEVEAYRTLVEGWKSDSHVVEVTVDNQVKELPADRAVWLLGRRNLLVEKVLRGNGGLDFDADSVTFEGERVAFAGHTTVAVARHPLSAERALGWIAADPLAALPGLGRKLPHYGKYSYLGFEGAEPSNVVKGQWSASDSPLRVDLRLLRERSRPLPALTLPARPALAELPAVFSEEKLAAHVAFLAAPEREGRGIGTRGLDAAADYIAAQMQAIGLRPGGDDGSWFQSFPTDKTPDGKPATLRNVIGVLPGAKSELAGESAIVSAHYDHLGRGWPDAHAEFRGQIHPGADDNASGVAVLLELARAAAGSKPSRTLVFVAWSGEEAGLAGARFYVDHPLFPLGKTIGVVNLDTVGRLGTQPVTLLGTGSATEWPHIFRGASFVTGVASRSLPAQAEGSDQQAFLEKGVPAIQVFTQAHADYHRPSDTADKVDVPGLVKVATLVKECVDYLAERPQALTVTLASPGAGTAPSAPASAAPPGAGGGRRVTVGTVPDFSFAGPGVKVDEVVAGSPAEKAGLRKGDILHSLAGKPIESLRGYSQILGTLAPGDEVDLEIERDGARRTVKVTVVAR, from the coding sequence GTGAGGACGCCTCGTTTCGCCCGGCTGGGGCAGGCCGCCGCGCTCGCCGCCACGCTCTCCGCCGCCGTCGCCGGGACCTTTCCCGCCGCCGCGGCGAGCCAGACGCCTTCGCCGCCGCCGGCTCGCCTCCGCCACGCGCTCGAAGTGACGCTCGATCCCGCCGCGCGGCGCCTTGCGGTGGTCGACGTTCTCGCCGTGCCTCGCGGCGGGCCGATCGAGTTCCTGCTCAACGCCAGGCTCGAGATCACCGCTTCCACTCCGGCCGTCGAGGCCGTTCCCCTGGGCGATGTCGCACCGTTCACGGGCATCAACGCGTCGCCCGCCGACCTCGCCAAGAGCGGCGGCCTCAAGCGCTATCGGGCGACGCTGCCGCAGGGCGGCGGCACGTTGCGCCTCGCCTACAGCGGTCCGTTCGACTTCGGCCTCGGCGCGCAGGAGGAGGAGTACCAGCGCGGCTTCCGCGAGACCGCCGGCATCGTCTCGCCCGAAGGGGTCTACCTCGCCGGCAACGGCTTCTGGGTTCCGCAACTCGACCGCGAGCTCGTCGAATTCACGCTCACGGCGAAGGTGCCCGAAGGCTGGCACCTGGTGAGCCAGGGCAGCGGCGTCTCACGCGACGCGGACGGGGTCGCCCGTTGGGACTCGACCGGGGCGATGGACGAGGTCTACCTCGTCGGCGGGCCACTGGTCCGCTACCGCCAGGCCGCCGGTGCGATCGAGGCGGAGGTCTACCTGCGACAGAAGGACGACGCGCTCGCCGGCAAGTACCTGGCGGCGACCGCCCAGTATCTCGAGATGTACCGGCAGCTGATCGGCCCCTATCCGTACGGCAAGTTCGCACTCGTCGAGAACTTCTGGGAGACCGGCTACGGCATGCCGTCCTTCACCCTGCTCGGCCCGCAGGTGATCCGACTGCCGTTCATCCTGACCTCGTCGTATCCGCACGAGATCCTCCACAACTGGTGGGGCAACTCCGTCTTCGTGGATTACGAGCGCGGCAACTGGTGTGAAGGGTTGACCGCCTATCTCGCCGATCATCTGATCCAGGAGCAGCGCGGTCAGGGCGAGGCCTATCGCCGCGACACGCTGCAGAAGTACCGCAGCTACGTGCGCGACGGCCGGGACTTCCCGCTCACCGAGTTCCGCGCCCGCCACAGCGCGGCGACCGAGGCGGTCGGCTACGGCAGGTCGCTGATGGGCTTCCACATGCTGCGCCGTCAGCTCGGCGACGAGCGCTTCCGCGAGTGGGCAGCGCGTTTCTACCGCGAGGAGAAGGGCAAGCAGGCCTCGTTCGCCGACGTGCGCCGGACGATGGAGGCGGTGGCCGGCATCGATCTCGCGCGCTTCTTCCACGATTGGACCGAGCGGGCCGGCGCGCCGGAGCTCGCGGTCGAGATCGCCGCAGCCGGTCCTCTCGCCACGCTGACCGCCGCAGAGGATGCCTACGAGGTGCGCGGCACGTTGCGCCAGCGCCAGGGCGGCGAGCCGTTCGCGCTCGACGTGCCGATCGCCGTGGTCACCGCCAAGGGCACCGAGCTCGTTTCGGTGCCGCTCGCGTCGGAGTCGACCCCCTTCACGATCCATCCCGCCGCGAGACCTCTCGCCCTGGTGGTCGATCCGGCGTTCGATCTCTTCCGTCGCCTCGACCCGCGCGAGATCCCACCGTCGATCGGCCAGATCTTCGGCGAACCGAAGCTGCTCGCGGTGCTGCCGTCGCAGGCCGAGCCCGGCGAGGTCGAGGCCTACCGCACTCTCGTCGAAGGCTGGAAGAGCGACAGCCACGTGGTCGAAGTGACGGTCGACAACCAGGTGAAGGAGCTCCCGGCGGATCGGGCCGTCTGGCTGCTCGGGCGACGGAATCTCCTGGTCGAGAAGGTCCTGCGCGGCAATGGCGGCCTCGATTTCGACGCCGACTCGGTCACCTTCGAGGGCGAACGGGTCGCGTTCGCCGGCCACACCACCGTCGCCGTGGCTCGTCATCCGCTGAGCGCCGAGCGAGCGCTCGGCTGGATCGCCGCCGATCCCCTCGCGGCACTGCCGGGCCTCGGCCGCAAGCTCCCCCACTACGGCAAGTACAGCTACCTCGGCTTCGAAGGCGCCGAGCCCAGCAACGTCGTCAAGGGACAGTGGAGCGCCTCCGATTCCCCGTTGCGCGTCGATCTGCGCCTCCTGCGCGAGCGCTCGAGGCCCCTGCCCGCGCTGACGCTGCCGGCGCGCCCCGCGCTCGCCGAGCTTCCTGCCGTCTTTTCGGAGGAGAAGCTCGCCGCCCACGTGGCCTTCCTCGCCGCGCCGGAGCGTGAAGGACGCGGCATCGGTACGCGCGGCCTCGACGCCGCTGCCGACTACATCGCCGCCCAGATGCAGGCGATCGGCCTGCGTCCCGGCGGTGACGACGGGTCCTGGTTCCAGTCGTTCCCCACCGACAAGACGCCCGACGGCAAGCCGGCGACGCTGCGCAACGTGATCGGCGTGCTCCCCGGAGCGAAGAGCGAGCTCGCGGGAGAATCGGCGATCGTCTCGGCGCACTACGACCATCTCGGCCGCGGCTGGCCGGATGCGCATGCCGAGTTCCGCGGCCAGATTCACCCTGGCGCGGACGACAATGCCAGCGGCGTCGCCGTCCTGCTCGAGCTGGCGCGGGCCGCCGCCGGCAGCAAGCCGTCGCGAACGCTGGTCTTCGTCGCCTGGAGCGGTGAGGAAGCCGGGCTCGCCGGCGCACGCTTCTACGTCGACCATCCCCTGTTTCCGCTCGGCAAGACGATCGGCGTGGTCAATCTCGACACGGTCGGACGGCTCGGCACGCAGCCGGTCACGCTGCTCGGCACCGGCTCGGCGACCGAGTGGCCGCACATCTTCCGCGGCGCGAGCTTCGTCACCGGCGTCGCCAGCCGCTCGCTCCCCGCACAGGCGGAAGGCTCCGATCAGCAGGCGTTCCTCGAGAAGGGCGTGCCGGCGATCCAGGTCTTCACGCAGGCGCACGCCGACTACCACCGCCCGAGCGATACTGCCGACAAGGTCGACGTCCCCGGCCTGGTCAAGGTGGCGACGCTCGTCAAGGAGTGCGTCGACTACCTCGCCGAGCGACCGCAAGCGCTGACGGTGACCCTCGCGAGCCCGGGGGCTGGAACCGCGCCGAGCGCGCCCGCGAGCGCAGCGCCACCGGGCGCTGGCGGAGGACGCAGAGTCACCGTCGGCACGGTACCCGACTTCTCCTTCGCCGGTCCCGGCGTCAAGGTCGACGAAGTCGTCGCCGGCTCGCCGGCCGAGAAGGCGGGCCTGCGGAAGGGCGACATCCTGCATTCGCTCGCCGGCAAGCCGATCGAAAGCTTGCGGGGCTATTCGCAGATCCTCGGCACGCTCGCCCCCGGCGACGAGGTCGACCTCGAGATCGAGCGCGACGGCGCGCGGCGGACGGTGAAGGTGACGGTCGTCGCGCGATAG
- a CDS encoding ChaN family lipoprotein, whose translation MHAPHPRYRLGIVLAALWLAPLALARTAHAENVFDLALGDPARKEKSAPVLLDGVTDTAKGEVVTPAELAARLDGVSLLFVGESHTDVEFHRVQLRVIEELAKRGRQVLVGLEMYPVGEQAGLDRWGSDRTLSEADFLAQSRWYHNWGYHWEYYRAIFLFAREHGIRLFGLNVPRKVVQTARTQGLEALSPEQRQLLPARINTDSAEHRQLFRAFLGGEGMHGGLPDAMFEGMYRAQCTWDAAMAHHALQALSQAKGERPIMVVLVGSGHVAYGLGAERQAKLTFGGRIASLIPVPVEDPDSRQPVGAVRASYADFVWGVVSTADPIFPVLGLSSPERDPGQPMTVIQVTEGSVAEAAGFATGDTVLSMDGTPIDQKETFNRLMSEKRWGDTARFEVKRGEEAKALVATFRRKAPKPCAIAPEPAAAAATATPSAPPAATAAPAGKP comes from the coding sequence ATGCACGCGCCACACCCCCGCTACCGTCTCGGGATCGTCCTGGCCGCTCTCTGGCTCGCACCCCTCGCTCTTGCCCGAACGGCTCACGCCGAGAACGTCTTCGACCTGGCGCTCGGCGATCCGGCGCGCAAGGAGAAGTCCGCCCCCGTCCTCCTCGACGGCGTGACGGACACCGCGAAGGGAGAGGTCGTCACGCCAGCCGAGCTCGCGGCGCGACTCGACGGGGTCTCGCTCCTCTTCGTCGGCGAGAGCCACACCGATGTCGAGTTCCACCGCGTCCAACTGCGGGTGATCGAAGAGCTCGCCAAGCGTGGCCGCCAGGTGCTCGTCGGCCTCGAAATGTACCCGGTCGGCGAGCAGGCGGGGCTCGACCGCTGGGGCTCCGACCGCACGCTCTCCGAAGCCGACTTCCTGGCCCAGTCGCGCTGGTACCACAACTGGGGCTATCACTGGGAGTACTACCGCGCGATCTTCCTCTTCGCCCGCGAGCACGGCATCCGCCTCTTCGGGCTCAACGTGCCGCGCAAGGTCGTGCAGACCGCCCGCACCCAGGGCCTCGAGGCGCTCTCCCCCGAGCAGCGGCAACTGCTGCCCGCACGGATCAACACCGACAGCGCCGAGCACCGCCAGCTCTTCCGCGCCTTTCTCGGCGGCGAGGGGATGCACGGCGGTCTGCCGGATGCGATGTTCGAGGGGATGTACCGGGCCCAGTGCACCTGGGACGCGGCCATGGCCCATCACGCGCTGCAGGCGCTGTCGCAGGCCAAGGGCGAGCGGCCGATCATGGTCGTCCTCGTCGGCTCCGGGCACGTCGCCTACGGGCTCGGAGCGGAGCGGCAGGCGAAGCTCACCTTCGGCGGCCGGATCGCTTCGCTCATTCCGGTGCCGGTGGAAGACCCCGATTCGCGTCAGCCGGTCGGTGCGGTTCGCGCCTCCTACGCCGATTTCGTCTGGGGCGTCGTTTCGACGGCCGACCCGATCTTCCCGGTGCTCGGGCTCTCGAGCCCGGAGCGCGATCCGGGGCAACCGATGACGGTGATCCAGGTCACCGAGGGCTCGGTCGCCGAGGCTGCGGGCTTCGCGACCGGCGACACGGTGCTTTCGATGGACGGCACACCGATCGACCAGAAGGAGACCTTCAACCGCCTGATGTCGGAGAAGCGTTGGGGTGACACGGCGCGCTTCGAGGTCAAGCGCGGCGAAGAGGCCAAGGCGCTGGTCGCCACCTTCCGCCGCAAGGCGCCGAAGCCGTGCGCGATCGCACCCGAGCCCGCCGCGGCGGCAGCCACGGCGACGCCTTCGGCCCCACCGGCGGCGACGGCCGCCCCCGCGGGGAAGCCGTGA
- a CDS encoding TVP38/TMEM64 family protein has product MTESGTARFAKTWIRPALLVLAVAAALIAVRRLGLGGRIGELRLWIDSLGSWGPVVYALVYGIATALAVPASVLTVAAGALFGSVVGVVVVSAGSTLGATLAFLLARWAARGVVSRWLAGNERFARLDAMTERHGAIVVAITRLVPLFPFTVLNYGFGLTRVPLATYVLWSWLGMIPGTILYVVGGDTVVRSLADGQVPWSLVGVLGVTGAGLAWLVRRARRTLAEREAAAAQGRKEKG; this is encoded by the coding sequence GTGACCGAATCCGGAACCGCCCGATTCGCGAAGACCTGGATCCGTCCGGCGCTGCTCGTCCTCGCCGTCGCTGCCGCGCTGATCGCGGTGCGGCGGCTCGGGCTCGGTGGCCGAATCGGCGAGCTGCGCCTGTGGATCGACAGCCTCGGCTCCTGGGGGCCGGTGGTCTACGCTCTGGTCTATGGCATCGCCACGGCGCTCGCCGTGCCGGCTTCGGTGCTGACGGTGGCAGCCGGGGCGCTCTTCGGCTCGGTCGTCGGCGTGGTCGTGGTCAGCGCCGGCTCGACGCTCGGAGCGACGCTTGCCTTCCTGCTCGCCCGCTGGGCCGCCCGCGGCGTGGTCTCCCGCTGGCTCGCCGGCAACGAGCGCTTCGCCCGGCTCGACGCGATGACGGAGCGGCACGGCGCCATCGTCGTGGCGATCACCCGTCTGGTGCCGCTCTTTCCGTTCACCGTGCTCAACTACGGCTTCGGCCTGACGCGGGTGCCGCTCGCGACCTACGTCCTCTGGTCGTGGCTCGGCATGATCCCGGGAACCATCCTCTACGTCGTCGGTGGGGATACCGTCGTGCGCTCGCTCGCCGACGGGCAGGTGCCCTGGTCCCTCGTCGGGGTGCTGGGGGTGACGGGCGCGGGGCTCGCGTGGTTGGTTCGGCGCGCCCGACGCACGCTCGCCGAACGCGAGGCGGCGGCAGCGCAAGGCCGGAAGGAGAAGGGATGA
- a CDS encoding mercuric reductase, with translation MSRPPLTPSVHDRELLAAVRPPDWVNPLPKRRYHLVVLGGGTAGLVTAAGAAGLGASVALVERSLLGGDCLNVGCVPSKALLASAHAAAAVRRAPELGVRLGGAVAVDFPSVMERMRALRAAIAPHDSAARFRQLGVDVFLGGGRFVGPREIAVGEARLRFSRAVIATGGRPHVPAVPGLAEAGFRTNESIFDLTELPPRLAVVGGGPIGCELAQAFARLGSRVTLLQRDGQLLPREEREAAELLLAALRADGIDVRLGASVERVESADGAKRLWVASPTGSTAVEVDEILVAAGRRPNVEGLGLEAAGVAYGERGVVVDDRLRTTNRRVFAAGDVAMAHQFTHLADATARIAIQNALFPFKRRASRLVLPWCTFTEPEIAHVGLRVDEARQRGLAVEEVSVPFAEVDRARLGGESSGFARMLVESRSGRILGATIAGAHAGELISEVSVAMAGGLTLGALAGVIHPYPTRAEVLRKAGDAWNRRRLTPRAKGLLGRYLAWFR, from the coding sequence ATGAGCCGGCCGCCGCTCACCCCATCGGTGCACGACCGGGAGCTCCTCGCCGCGGTGCGTCCGCCGGATTGGGTGAATCCGCTGCCGAAGCGGCGCTACCACCTCGTCGTCCTCGGTGGCGGGACGGCGGGGTTGGTCACCGCCGCGGGTGCTGCCGGGCTCGGGGCGAGCGTCGCGCTCGTCGAGCGATCGCTGCTCGGCGGCGACTGCCTCAACGTCGGCTGCGTGCCGTCGAAGGCGCTGCTGGCGAGCGCGCATGCGGCAGCCGCCGTGCGCCGTGCCCCGGAGCTCGGAGTGCGGCTCGGTGGCGCGGTGGCCGTGGACTTCCCGTCCGTCATGGAGCGGATGCGGGCGCTGCGCGCGGCGATAGCGCCGCACGACAGCGCGGCGCGCTTTCGCCAGCTGGGCGTCGATGTCTTTCTCGGCGGCGGACGGTTCGTCGGGCCGCGCGAGATCGCGGTCGGCGAAGCGAGGCTCCGGTTCTCCCGCGCGGTGATCGCCACCGGCGGGCGGCCGCACGTTCCCGCCGTTCCCGGTCTCGCCGAGGCGGGATTCCGCACGAACGAGTCGATCTTCGATCTGACGGAGCTCCCGCCGCGACTTGCAGTCGTCGGGGGCGGTCCGATCGGCTGCGAGCTCGCGCAGGCGTTCGCGCGGCTCGGCTCGCGGGTGACGCTGCTGCAGCGGGACGGGCAGCTCCTGCCGCGCGAGGAGCGCGAGGCGGCCGAGCTGCTGCTCGCGGCCCTCCGGGCCGATGGGATCGACGTCCGACTCGGCGCGAGCGTCGAGCGTGTCGAGTCGGCAGACGGAGCGAAGCGGCTGTGGGTCGCAAGCCCGACCGGATCGACGGCGGTCGAGGTCGACGAGATCCTCGTCGCTGCGGGTCGCCGGCCGAATGTCGAAGGTCTCGGACTGGAAGCGGCCGGTGTCGCATACGGCGAACGCGGCGTGGTGGTCGACGATCGACTGCGCACGACGAATCGCCGGGTCTTCGCGGCGGGAGACGTCGCGATGGCTCACCAGTTCACCCATCTGGCCGACGCCACGGCGCGCATCGCGATCCAGAACGCCCTCTTCCCGTTCAAGCGGCGGGCGAGTCGCCTCGTGCTGCCGTGGTGCACCTTCACCGAGCCGGAGATCGCGCACGTCGGTCTCCGCGTGGACGAGGCGCGGCAGCGGGGTCTCGCCGTCGAGGAGGTCAGCGTCCCATTCGCCGAGGTCGACCGCGCGCGGCTCGGCGGCGAGAGCTCGGGTTTCGCGCGAATGCTCGTCGAGAGCAGGAGCGGGCGGATCCTCGGGGCGACGATCGCCGGCGCGCACGCCGGCGAGCTGATCTCGGAGGTGTCGGTGGCGATGGCGGGCGGTCTGACTCTCGGGGCGCTCGCCGGCGTCATCCATCCCTATCCGACGCGCGCCGAGGTGCTCCGCAAGGCGGGCGACGCCTGGAACCGGCGGCGGCTCACGCCCCGGGCGAAGGGCCTCCTCGGCCGCTACCTGGCCTGGTTCCGGTAG